A segment of the Luteolibacter sp. Y139 genome:
AACTGCGGCGCCAGCTTCTTCCAAAACCAACCCGCCATCCGCTCGATCGTCGGACTCTCCAGCCCCTCGATGTCATTGAGATATCCGTGATCCATCAGCTCCAGCAGCGGCCGCATCGCCTCCGAGATCCGCTTGTGATCATAGACCCACCCGATCGTCTCATCCACCTCCCCCTCGATCGAGATCTCCACCTTGAAGCTATGCCCGTGCATCCGCCGGCACTTGTGATCCTCCGGCAGGCTCGGCAGCGTGTGGGCAGCTTCAAAACGGAAATCTTTCGTCAGGCGGGCGCGCATGATTGGAGCAGGGTGACAGCCCACCCTTGAGGTCGCAACTCATTCGACATTCGATGTTGGACGATCGCTTTCCGCCGTTCACTCTTTCCCCGCATGCCGGATTCCCGACCTGTCGTTCTCATTCCTAGCTACAATACCGGACCCATCCTCCCCTCGACCGTCGCGGCGGCCTTGGCGCAGGGCGTCCCTGTGCGGGTGGTAATCGACGGCTCTACGGACGGCTCCCCGGACCTCCTCCAGCCGCTCCTCTCCGATCCCCGCCTGAAAGTCACCCGCCTCGAAAAGAACGCCGGCAAGGGCTCCGCCGTCCTCCGCGGCACCCGCGACGCCCTCGCCGAGGGCTTCACCCACGTCCTCTGCATGGACGCCGATGGCCAGCATCCGGCAGAGATGATCCCCAAATATTTCGAGCTCTCCCACCAGCACCCGCAGGCCGCCGTCTTCGGCCGCCCCGTCTTCGATGCCTCCGCGCCCGCCCTCCGGGTCAATGGTCGCAAGGTCTCCAATTTCTGGGCGAACCTCGAGACCATGGGCTGGGGCATCGATGACTCGCTCTTCGGCATGCGCCTCTACCCCGCCGCCGAGCTCATCGAAGTCTTCGAAAGCACCTGCTTCGCCCGCCGCTTCGATTTCGATCCCGAAGTCGCCGTCCGTCTCGCCTGGCGCGGCGTCCCCATCCTGAATCTGCCCACACCGGTCCGCTACCTCAGCCGCGAGGAAGGTGGCGTTTCGCAATTCCGCTATCTCCGCGACAATGCCCTCCTGACCTGGATGCACACGCGGCTCTTCCTCGGCTTCCTCGTGCGCCTTCCTTGGCTTGCGCTTCGCGGCGAAAACCCGCTCCATCCCTTCAGCCCGCCTCACCCGTGACCGCTGAACTGCCCAAAAAACTCGCCGCCCCTTTCCCAGGCATCTGGGACCGCTGCTACGTGGGCTCGAAGGTGAAGACCGACCCGCTCTACGGCGCGGTGCTCGATGAGCTCTCCGGTTCCCCCCTCCCCCTGCTCGATCTCGGCTGCGGCCTCGGCCTGCTCGCCTTCTACCTCCGCGAGTGTGGCCTGAATTTTCCCATCCACGGCGTCGACTACGATTCCCGGAAAATCGCCTCCGCGCGGCGAGCATCCACCGCCCTGAAGCATCGCGATCTCTCCTTCGACACCCACGATGCCCGCAAAGGCCTGCCCGAACACTCGGGCAACGTCACCATTCTCGATATCCTCCAGTTCTTCACACCTGAGCAGCAGGAAAAGCTGTTAGGCTTGGCCGCCTCCCGCGTCGCCCCCGGCGGCAAGCTCGTCATCCGCTCCGGCCTCCGCGATGACTCGCGCCGCTTCAAGGTCACCGTCTTCTGCGACTACCTCGCGAAGCTCACCTTCTGGATGAAGGCAGCCCCGACGCACTACCCCTCCGCCGAGGAATTCGAGCGCATCCTTTCCCCCCACGGACAGGTGCGAGTCTCCCCGCTATGGGGCGGCACCCCGTTCAACAATCACCTGATCGTGCTGGAGAAGGCGTAGGCCTCCCCGCGGCAGGCAAGGTTGTTAGAACTCCCTCCATCACCCCGAGCGCCGTCGTGGTTGCCTCGTGCAGCAGCAGGATATCCCCATCCTTCGCCCCATCTGTTAGATCCCTCACGATACCGTCCACATCGGACCGCACCGTGTCGTAGGCCCGCTTGCGCCATCCCACGAGCTCAAGCCCCAGCTCTCTCAGCACCGGATGCGTGAACCAATTCCGGTGCCCCGCCGGAGCACGGAAAAACCGGACCTTCACCCCGGTAGTCTCTTCGATCGCACGCTGGCACTCGGAGATCTCGCGCCGCGTCCGTACCGGCCCATAGCTCCAGAAAAATCCAACCGGGTGAGTCATCGTGTGGTTCCCCAGTTCATGCCCGCGCCGCACGATCTCCTGCGCCAACTCCGGGAAACGTCGTACTTTCTCCCCGATCACGAAAAACACCGCCTTCCGGCCATGCTGGTCCAGCAGATCCAGGATCGCCGGAGTATCATCCGGATCGGGACCATCGTCGATCGTCAGCAGCATATCCTTCCCCTCCGCACGTCGCGTAATCGGCCCGAAGATGCGAGCATTCGGAAGAAAGGTGCCACAGACCCACAAAATGCCTGCCACACCAAGCACGGACAGCCCAGCAGGCAATCCGTAGCGCCATCCGACAAACACAGCCGGCACATGGATCACCGCCCAGATGAACCAGCGGAAGCCCGCCGTGCAGGTAGCGGAGTGAACCATGATCCCCCGCCAAGCCAGACAGACCACGGACATCGCATTGAGCGCCACCACGCCAAGCCATACCGCGGCAGCCCAGCGCACCCCGCTCTCCTCCACGAACCATCCCTGCCACACCGCCCACGCCACCAGCAGCACGTTCCACCGCTGCCACTGGCTGGGCGGATTCTTTCCACCGATCGTGAAGGCGACGAAATGGAACAGCAAAAACAACACCGGCAGCACCCCGCCCCACGCCAGCCACGAATCTCCCAGCCTCCACAGCCCATCGAATACCGCCGCACCCGCCACCAGCGGAACCAGCACCGACAGCACCCGCCACTCAAACCGATGATGCCCCGCTCCATCCGTCATGTGGACGGCATCCCCGGACAGCGGCTTCCAGCACCCGCCGAAGATTTGGAAAAACGATGTCACCGCCCTGTTAGGGCGATCCTTCTCCAGCTCGATCACGCCGCGCCTCCCTTCTCCCGGCGCAATACGGGCTCGAAGACAAACCACTGCTTCCAGTGCTCCTTCACGCCACTGAGAATCGCCCCCGCCCAGATCGGCGTCGCAGCATCCTCACCACGACCCCGCACCCGCGCTGGCAGCTCCAGCGGCGCATGCACCTGCACCCGATAACGCCGCCACCCATCGCGCACGATGAATAGCGGAAACACCGCCGCCCCGGTAATCCGTGCCAGATAAAGCGGCCCCCTTGGCAAGCGCATCAGCAGCCCCGGCTCCACCTCGGTCTCCATCGGCGAGACCTCGAAGATCACGCGATCCCCCTGCACCGCCACGATGTCACCTTGATTGAGATACCGCGCCAGCTCCACGCCTAACATCTCGCCGCCATGGTTGAAGCAGGTGCGGAAATGCGGATTCAGCCGCTCCTTTTCCGCGATCTCCTCCTCACGCAGCGCCTGCATCTCCGGCTCACGCTCCGGCGCGCGCACCGCATAAATCGTCCGCCCGAATTTCTCCGAAAACAACGGAGCCGCCATGTCATAGTTTCCCATGTGGGCCGTTAGAACCACGCACCCCTCCGGGCGCGACCTGAGATCATCGAAGTGCTCGAGCCCTTCGATGATCCAATCCACCCCACCGGTCCCCGTCTCACACCGCATCGCATCCACATACGTGAAGGCGAAATTCAGGAACACCCGGTAAGCCCCCACACACGCCCGCAGGCCCGACCACGACGGGAACAGCGCCTTCAGATTCCCCGTCACCGCCCGCCGCTGCGACTTCGCCACCAGGAAGAACAGCAGCGTCCACGGCGGGATCAGCACCGGCTCCAGGAACCACGGCGCCACCTTCAGCCCGCGCATCAGCAGACGCGTCGGCAGGTCACCGAAGACCCCGATGCGCCGCCAGCGGCTCTGCTTTTTCTCCTCCAAGGCCCGGCGAGGTAAGCGGGCATCCCCGCCACGGGCAAGTTCAGCGTTCCTCTCCGCCCACGAACGTCTTCGCCACGCTGTAGTCGTTGTTGAGCAGGACCAGGTCCGCTAGGAAGCCCGGCGCGATCCTGCCCAGATCCTCCAGACCCAGCGAGCGGGCCTGATTCCACGAGGTCACCTTGATCACCTCGTGCAGCGGCAGCCCGGTCGAGCCGACCATGTTCCGGAATCCTTCGTTGGCCAGCAGCGTGGAGCCGGCCAGCGCGCCGCCATCCTTGAGACGGGCGATGCGGTCGTTCACGACCACTTCCAGCCCACCCAGATTGATCTCCCCCTCCACGATCCACGACGCGGCCACCGAGTCGGTGATCATCATCAGGCGGTCGATCGGGATCGTCGTGAAAACCAGCCGCAGCATATCCGGCGAGAGGTGGATCAAGTCGGCAATCAGCTCGATCATCAGGCGATCGTCCACCATGCCCGCACCGATCACGCCGATCTCGCGGTGATGCAGCGGCGTCATCGCATTGCCGTAGTGCGTCAGATGGCTCAGGCCGGCATCACAGGCGGCGAAAACCTGCGCCGCCGTCGCCGAGGTGTGCGCCGCCGAGCACGTGATCCCGATCTCCCGGCAGCCCTCGATGAGTTCCAGAGCACCCGGCATTTCCGGTGCCAGGGACAGGATCGAAACGGGCATGATCGCATGCAGTTCCTCGATCTCCGTGAAATCCGGCGGGCGCACGTACTGCGGGTTCTGGGCCCCGGCGCGCTCCTTGTTGATAAAGGGGCCCTCGACATGCATCCCCGGGCAACGGGTCAGGCCGCCCTGGTCGCGGAAGGCAGCGATCTTGGCCGCGATCGACTTCAGCTTCTCCCGCGGCTGCGTCAGCGTGGTCGGCAGCCAGGTGGTCACACCTTCCTGGAGCTTCCGCTTCGCGATGTGGCGCAGCGATTCCAGCGAGTCATCGCACGTGTCCGCCCCATCCGCCCCGTGGCTGTGGATGTCGATGAAGCCGGGAATGACAATCTTCCCCGCCGCATCGAGCTTGTAATCAGCGCTCGGCAGGTTGTTGCCCTCGACCACGGCTTCGATGCGATCGCCTTCGATCAGGACGGCTGCGCGGGCCAGATCCAGGTCCGGCGAGACGACCCGCGCATTGGTGATGAGCTTTCTCATGTTGTTAGAAGGGAGGCGTGACGCGACAGCTTCTGTGACGAAGCCGCCGGTTTGGCGAGCCGGGATTTTTGCGGATTCGCGCACCGGCGGCTTGGCAGCGGGCAAGCGGCCGCTATCGGTGGGGCATGGGAAAGGCCATCTTGAATCTTGCCGGAGCCATCTCGTTCGTCCTCGCCGTGACCGGCTGCGGCAGCGGTCGGCTCGAGAAATGGGAAAATATTACAAGCGCCCATGACGGAACGCTCAAGCCCGGCTCCGACCTCCTCGGCGTGACGGTCCCGGTGCTGCGCGCGCGCGGGCTGGAGCAGGTCTGGGGCGCGCCAAAGATCCAGCGCGATGGCGAGGGCGGCTACTGCCTGACCTACGCCGATCCCGGGAAGTCCTCCTCCCGCCTCATGATCTACGGCATGGCAGATCCCCTGCCGAAGCTCTCTTCCCCGCCGAAGCTTGGCGGCGAGCAAATGCACAATAACACCCTCACCGGCTACGAGCACGAGCAGCAGTGGCGCACGGTGACCATCGCCGAGGAAAAGGTCCGCTGGTTCCAGCAACCGGCCCA
Coding sequences within it:
- the queD gene encoding 6-carboxytetrahydropterin synthase QueD, with protein sequence MRARLTKDFRFEAAHTLPSLPEDHKCRRMHGHSFKVEISIEGEVDETIGWVYDHKRISEAMRPLLELMDHGYLNDIEGLESPTIERMAGWFWKKLAPQLPGLAEIVIYETPTARCSFRGEF
- a CDS encoding glycosyltransferase family 2 protein, whose product is MPDSRPVVLIPSYNTGPILPSTVAAALAQGVPVRVVIDGSTDGSPDLLQPLLSDPRLKVTRLEKNAGKGSAVLRGTRDALAEGFTHVLCMDADGQHPAEMIPKYFELSHQHPQAAVFGRPVFDASAPALRVNGRKVSNFWANLETMGWGIDDSLFGMRLYPAAELIEVFESTCFARRFDFDPEVAVRLAWRGVPILNLPTPVRYLSREEGGVSQFRYLRDNALLTWMHTRLFLGFLVRLPWLALRGENPLHPFSPPHP
- a CDS encoding class I SAM-dependent methyltransferase, with the protein product MTAELPKKLAAPFPGIWDRCYVGSKVKTDPLYGAVLDELSGSPLPLLDLGCGLGLLAFYLRECGLNFPIHGVDYDSRKIASARRASTALKHRDLSFDTHDARKGLPEHSGNVTILDILQFFTPEQQEKLLGLAASRVAPGGKLVIRSGLRDDSRRFKVTVFCDYLAKLTFWMKAAPTHYPSAEEFERILSPHGQVRVSPLWGGTPFNNHLIVLEKA
- a CDS encoding polysaccharide deacetylase family protein gives rise to the protein MIELEKDRPNRAVTSFFQIFGGCWKPLSGDAVHMTDGAGHHRFEWRVLSVLVPLVAGAAVFDGLWRLGDSWLAWGGVLPVLFLLFHFVAFTIGGKNPPSQWQRWNVLLVAWAVWQGWFVEESGVRWAAAVWLGVVALNAMSVVCLAWRGIMVHSATCTAGFRWFIWAVIHVPAVFVGWRYGLPAGLSVLGVAGILWVCGTFLPNARIFGPITRRAEGKDMLLTIDDGPDPDDTPAILDLLDQHGRKAVFFVIGEKVRRFPELAQEIVRRGHELGNHTMTHPVGFFWSYGPVRTRREISECQRAIEETTGVKVRFFRAPAGHRNWFTHPVLRELGLELVGWRKRAYDTVRSDVDGIVRDLTDGAKDGDILLLHEATTTALGVMEGVLTTLPAAGRPTPSPARSGDC
- a CDS encoding lysophospholipid acyltransferase family protein, producing MEEKKQSRWRRIGVFGDLPTRLLMRGLKVAPWFLEPVLIPPWTLLFFLVAKSQRRAVTGNLKALFPSWSGLRACVGAYRVFLNFAFTYVDAMRCETGTGGVDWIIEGLEHFDDLRSRPEGCVVLTAHMGNYDMAAPLFSEKFGRTIYAVRAPEREPEMQALREEEIAEKERLNPHFRTCFNHGGEMLGVELARYLNQGDIVAVQGDRVIFEVSPMETEVEPGLLMRLPRGPLYLARITGAAVFPLFIVRDGWRRYRVQVHAPLELPARVRGRGEDAATPIWAGAILSGVKEHWKQWFVFEPVLRREKGGAA
- the nagA gene encoding N-acetylglucosamine-6-phosphate deacetylase, whose translation is MRKLITNARVVSPDLDLARAAVLIEGDRIEAVVEGNNLPSADYKLDAAGKIVIPGFIDIHSHGADGADTCDDSLESLRHIAKRKLQEGVTTWLPTTLTQPREKLKSIAAKIAAFRDQGGLTRCPGMHVEGPFINKERAGAQNPQYVRPPDFTEIEELHAIMPVSILSLAPEMPGALELIEGCREIGITCSAAHTSATAAQVFAACDAGLSHLTHYGNAMTPLHHREIGVIGAGMVDDRLMIELIADLIHLSPDMLRLVFTTIPIDRLMMITDSVAASWIVEGEINLGGLEVVVNDRIARLKDGGALAGSTLLANEGFRNMVGSTGLPLHEVIKVTSWNQARSLGLEDLGRIAPGFLADLVLLNNDYSVAKTFVGGEER